A portion of the Streptomyces sp. YPW6 genome contains these proteins:
- a CDS encoding DUF397 domain-containing protein — MHHVYNGMAATELRGVVWQKSRHSNSQGSCVEFARLPGGNVAMRNSRHPDGPALVYTPAEIEALLLGVKDGEFDHLATGA, encoded by the coding sequence GTGCACCACGTGTACAACGGCATGGCGGCCACAGAGCTTCGCGGAGTCGTCTGGCAGAAGAGCAGGCACAGCAACTCCCAGGGTTCCTGCGTGGAGTTCGCGCGGCTGCCCGGTGGAAATGTGGCGATGCGCAACTCCCGTCACCCCGACGGGCCCGCTCTCGTCTACACGCCCGCGGAGATCGAGGCGCTGCTGCTGGGCGTCAAGGACGGCGAGTTCGACCATCTCGCGACCGGCGCCTGA
- a CDS encoding ATP-binding protein — translation MLEPLRQGLPPTDPSGVAGSASCALPARYEAVSGARKFTRTTLERWELGDRFDDVALVVSELVTNALRHALPGDPPREFQDPPVRLHLMRWTSRLVCAVRDPSRESPVAGEAADSAESGRGLFLVECVSDSWGWHPSPVPLGELPTGPLYGKVVWALFRLPEKTE, via the coding sequence ATGCTCGAGCCGTTACGGCAGGGGCTTCCCCCCACCGACCCCTCGGGGGTTGCCGGATCGGCCTCGTGCGCCCTGCCCGCGCGCTACGAAGCGGTCTCCGGGGCACGGAAGTTCACCCGGACCACCCTGGAGCGGTGGGAGCTGGGCGACCGGTTCGACGATGTCGCCCTCGTGGTGTCCGAGCTCGTCACCAACGCCCTGCGGCACGCGCTGCCCGGCGATCCGCCCCGGGAGTTCCAGGACCCGCCGGTGCGGCTGCACCTGATGCGCTGGACCTCGCGGCTGGTGTGCGCGGTGCGCGACCCCAGCCGGGAGAGCCCGGTGGCGGGCGAGGCGGCGGATTCCGCCGAATCGGGCCGCGGACTGTTCCTGGTGGAGTGCGTCAGCGACAGCTGGGGCTGGCACCCCTCTCCCGTGCCCCTCGGAGAGCTGCCCACCGGACCGCTGTACGGCAAGGTCGTATGGGCGCTCTTCCGCCTGCCGGAGAAGACGGAGTAG
- a CDS encoding helix-turn-helix transcriptional regulator, with amino-acid sequence MSAGESSGSVVRRILLGSQLRRLRESRGITREAAGYSIRASESKISRMELGRVSFKARDVEDLLTLYGVADEAERDSLLGLAREANVAGWWHSYGDVLPGWFQTYVGLEGAASLIRIYEVQFVHGLLQTEAYAHAVVARGMRGASPAEIDRRVALRLERQKILVSERAPAFHAVLDEAALRRPYGEREVMRAQLRHLIDMSEQPNITLQVMPFSHGGHAGESGSFTMLRFPESDLSDIVYLEQLTSALYLDKPEEVAQYEKAMAALAQESPSPEESRDLLRGLLQLT; translated from the coding sequence GTGTCGGCAGGCGAGTCGAGTGGATCGGTGGTGCGGCGCATCCTCCTGGGTTCCCAGCTCAGGAGATTGCGGGAGTCGCGCGGTATCACCCGTGAGGCGGCCGGCTACTCGATCCGGGCCTCCGAATCGAAGATCAGCCGCATGGAGTTGGGACGGGTGAGCTTCAAGGCCAGGGACGTCGAGGACCTGCTCACGCTCTACGGAGTGGCCGACGAGGCGGAGCGGGACTCGCTCCTCGGCCTGGCCCGCGAGGCCAACGTGGCGGGCTGGTGGCACAGTTACGGCGACGTGCTGCCCGGCTGGTTCCAGACGTACGTCGGCCTGGAGGGCGCCGCCTCCCTGATCCGCATCTACGAAGTCCAGTTCGTGCACGGACTGCTGCAGACCGAGGCCTACGCCCACGCCGTCGTCGCGCGCGGGATGCGCGGCGCCTCGCCCGCCGAGATCGACCGCCGCGTCGCCCTCCGCCTGGAGCGCCAGAAGATCCTCGTGTCGGAGCGCGCTCCGGCGTTCCACGCCGTGCTCGACGAGGCGGCACTCCGTCGCCCGTACGGCGAACGCGAGGTCATGCGCGCCCAGTTGCGGCATCTGATCGATATGTCGGAGCAGCCGAACATCACGCTTCAGGTCATGCCCTTCAGTCATGGCGGTCATGCGGGCGAGAGCGGCTCATTCACGATGCTGCGCTTTCCCGAATCCGATCTGTCGGACATTGTCTATTTGGAGCAGCTGACGAGCGCGCTCTATCTGGACAAGCCCGAAGAAGTCGCGCAGTACGAAAAGGCGATGGCCGCCCTGGCCCAGGAGAGCCCGTCTCCGGAAGAGAGCCGGGATCTTCTGCGCGGACTACTCCAACTGACGTAA
- a CDS encoding aldehyde dehydrogenase family protein, protein MSFFHELAHQYIDGEWLTGSGSWDIIDFNPYNGEKLAAVTVATALEVDRAYRAAERAQREWAGVNPYERRAVLERALRITGERAEEITEAIIDELGGTRPRARYEVDSAAEFLREAIRQALRPTGRLLPAVGDGRENRLYRLPVGVVGVISAFNFPFLVTMKSVAPALALGNAVVVKPHQNAPVVGGGLIARIFEDAGLPAGLLNVVITDSAEIGDAFIEHPVPKVISFTGSDRVGRHVAATAAGAFKRTILELSGNSALVVLEDADIDYAVRSAVFSRFLYQGQVSMAANRILVDRSVAAEFTERFTAEVAALKAGDPRDPETRIGPVINAFQADALDALVDRAIADGATALVRGRTVGNVVGPTVLTGLAEDSPLLTQEILGPVALLMTFDGEDEAVRIANEGPYGLSGAVHTRDAERGVKFAQRVVSGMFHVNDSTVQDDPLVAFGGEKTSGVGRLNGEAAVEAFTTQRWMSIQHGRSVFPY, encoded by the coding sequence ATGTCCTTCTTCCATGAACTGGCACACCAGTACATCGACGGTGAGTGGCTGACCGGCAGCGGCTCGTGGGACATCATCGATTTCAATCCCTACAACGGTGAGAAACTCGCCGCGGTCACCGTGGCCACCGCGCTGGAGGTCGACCGGGCCTACCGGGCGGCCGAGCGGGCGCAGCGGGAATGGGCCGGGGTCAACCCGTACGAGCGGCGGGCCGTCCTCGAACGCGCGCTCCGTATCACCGGCGAGCGCGCCGAGGAGATCACCGAGGCGATCATCGACGAACTGGGCGGCACCCGGCCGCGCGCGCGGTACGAGGTCGACAGCGCCGCCGAATTCCTGCGGGAGGCGATCCGCCAGGCGCTGCGGCCCACCGGGCGGCTGCTGCCCGCCGTGGGAGACGGCCGGGAGAACCGGCTCTACCGGCTTCCCGTCGGCGTCGTCGGAGTCATCAGCGCTTTCAACTTCCCTTTCCTGGTGACGATGAAGTCCGTCGCGCCCGCCCTGGCCCTCGGCAACGCGGTCGTCGTGAAACCCCACCAGAACGCCCCGGTCGTCGGAGGCGGCCTGATAGCGCGGATATTCGAGGACGCCGGGCTGCCGGCCGGGCTGCTCAACGTGGTGATCACCGACAGCGCCGAGATCGGTGACGCGTTCATCGAGCACCCCGTGCCCAAGGTCATCTCGTTCACCGGCTCCGACCGGGTCGGACGGCACGTCGCCGCCACGGCGGCCGGCGCCTTCAAGCGGACCATCCTCGAACTGAGCGGGAACAGCGCCCTGGTGGTGCTGGAGGACGCCGACATCGACTACGCGGTCCGGTCCGCCGTCTTCAGCCGCTTCCTGTACCAGGGCCAGGTCAGCATGGCGGCCAACCGGATCCTGGTGGACCGGTCGGTGGCCGCGGAGTTCACCGAGCGCTTCACCGCCGAGGTGGCGGCGCTCAAGGCCGGCGACCCGCGGGACCCGGAGACCCGGATCGGTCCGGTCATCAACGCCTTCCAGGCCGACGCGCTGGACGCCCTGGTGGACCGGGCGATCGCGGACGGCGCGACGGCCCTCGTCCGGGGCCGGACCGTCGGTAACGTCGTCGGGCCCACCGTCCTCACCGGCCTCGCCGAGGACTCCCCGCTGCTGACGCAGGAGATCCTCGGCCCGGTGGCCCTGCTGATGACGTTCGACGGCGAGGACGAGGCCGTGCGGATCGCCAACGAGGGCCCGTACGGTCTCAGCGGCGCGGTCCACACCCGGGACGCGGAGCGCGGTGTGAAGTTCGCCCAGCGCGTCGTCAGCGGGATGTTCCACGTCAACGACTCCACCGTGCAGGACGATCCGCTGGTCGCGTTCGGCGGCGAGAAGACCTCCGGGGTGGGGCGGCTGAACGGCGAGGCGGCGGTGGAGGCGTTCACCACCCAGCGGTGGATGTCGATCCAGCACGGCCGCTCGGTCTTCCCGTACTGA
- a CDS encoding GlxA family transcriptional regulator, producing MAMTVFTRPGRHRVAVLARAVLLPIELGIVHQLFGQARQGASADGEPLYEVATCSPAPGDVRTDGDFTVAVAHGPEALAEADTVIVLSSYEDYVQETPALPAPLAEALALIRPGVRVASICTGAFVLASAGLLDGHTATTHWRYTELFARLFPRVGLDPDVLYTDGGSVLTSAGCAAGIDLCLHMIRCDHGTAVANDVARRTVVPPHREGGQVQYIRRPVPGQSAPGTSAARDWALRRLQDPITLGQLAARESMSVRHFTRRFRDEVGLTPMAWLTRQRIELARELLEESDTPVEQVAARTGLGTAANLRRHFHAALGVSPSAYRTTFRGPAPLP from the coding sequence ATGGCCATGACGGTCTTCACCCGCCCCGGCCGGCACCGCGTCGCCGTGCTCGCCCGCGCGGTCCTGCTCCCCATCGAGCTGGGCATCGTCCACCAGCTCTTCGGCCAGGCCCGGCAGGGGGCGTCGGCCGACGGCGAGCCGTTGTACGAGGTCGCCACCTGCTCCCCCGCACCCGGCGACGTGCGGACGGACGGCGATTTCACCGTGGCCGTCGCGCACGGGCCCGAGGCGCTGGCCGAGGCCGACACGGTGATCGTCCTGTCGTCGTACGAGGACTACGTCCAGGAGACGCCCGCGCTACCGGCCCCGCTGGCGGAGGCACTCGCGCTGATCCGGCCCGGGGTCCGGGTGGCGTCGATCTGCACCGGTGCGTTCGTGCTGGCCTCGGCCGGGCTCCTCGACGGGCACACGGCCACCACGCACTGGCGGTACACGGAGCTGTTCGCCCGGCTCTTCCCCCGCGTCGGGCTGGACCCGGACGTGCTCTACACCGACGGGGGGTCCGTCCTGACCTCGGCGGGGTGTGCCGCCGGGATCGACCTGTGCCTGCACATGATCCGGTGCGACCACGGGACGGCCGTCGCGAACGACGTGGCCCGGCGCACGGTGGTGCCGCCCCACCGCGAGGGCGGCCAGGTGCAGTACATCCGGCGGCCGGTGCCCGGGCAGTCGGCCCCGGGGACCTCGGCCGCCCGCGACTGGGCGCTGCGGCGGCTCCAGGACCCGATCACGCTGGGGCAGCTGGCGGCCCGCGAGTCGATGAGCGTGCGGCATTTCACCCGGCGGTTCCGGGACGAGGTCGGCCTGACGCCCATGGCCTGGCTGACCCGGCAACGCATCGAACTGGCACGGGAGTTGCTGGAGGAGTCGGACACGCCCGTGGAGCAGGTGGCCGCGCGCACCGGGCTCGGTACGGCGGCCAATCTGCGCCGGCACTTCCATGCGGCGCTGGGCGTCTCGCCGAGCGCCTACCGCACCACGTTCCGAGGACCCGCGCCTCTTCCGTGA
- a CDS encoding MFS transporter has product MASSTSTSTTTPPARIHRAWLMAAVAGAAIVTAGAFTTVPGLLVTPLHQEYGWERGQIALAASVNMVLFGLTAPFAAALMDRIGARRVVVGALLLVASGALLTGVMTRPWQLVAYWGVLIGLGSGCLTMTFAAGLTARWFDRRRSLVTGALSSASHLGQLLFLPLLARSVDHHGWRPPVVTLALVALAVAALVFLLLRDHPAEAGVKPYGATEFVPKPAPAAGAAVGTLKVLLGAARTGPFWLLAGVFALCGASTNGIMWSNWAPAAHDHGMRATAAASLLSLIGIFSALGALPAGWLTDRFDPRRVLTVCFAVRALTLLALPLVFASTVTVPMLLFTAVYGLVDVATVPPVIELARRVYGEDGPVVFGWTNAAHQLGAGASAFLGATARDAFGTYDVVWAALAAGCLVAALLAPAVRMRGHTCRPDASGRGYPSQS; this is encoded by the coding sequence ATGGCCTCATCGACCTCGACTTCGACCACGACCCCGCCCGCCCGAATCCACCGCGCATGGCTGATGGCCGCCGTCGCGGGCGCGGCCATCGTCACGGCGGGCGCGTTCACCACCGTGCCCGGCCTGCTGGTGACGCCGCTGCACCAGGAGTACGGCTGGGAGCGCGGGCAGATCGCGCTCGCCGCCTCGGTGAACATGGTGCTCTTCGGCCTCACCGCCCCGTTCGCGGCGGCGCTGATGGACCGGATCGGGGCCCGCCGGGTGGTCGTGGGGGCACTGCTGCTGGTCGCGTCCGGGGCACTGCTGACCGGGGTGATGACGCGGCCCTGGCAGCTGGTCGCGTACTGGGGTGTGCTGATCGGCCTCGGCAGCGGCTGCCTGACCATGACGTTCGCCGCCGGGCTCACCGCCCGCTGGTTCGACCGGCGGCGCTCGCTGGTGACGGGCGCGCTCAGCTCCGCGAGCCACCTGGGCCAGCTGTTGTTCCTCCCTCTCCTCGCCCGGTCCGTCGACCACCACGGCTGGCGTCCGCCGGTGGTGACGCTGGCGCTGGTGGCCCTGGCGGTGGCCGCCCTGGTGTTCCTGCTGCTGCGCGACCACCCGGCCGAGGCCGGCGTGAAGCCGTACGGGGCAACGGAGTTCGTACCGAAGCCGGCCCCGGCCGCCGGAGCGGCGGTGGGCACGCTGAAGGTGCTCCTGGGGGCGGCGCGCACCGGCCCGTTCTGGCTGCTGGCCGGGGTGTTCGCGCTCTGCGGGGCGTCCACCAACGGCATCATGTGGTCCAACTGGGCGCCCGCCGCGCACGATCACGGCATGCGGGCCACGGCGGCGGCCTCGCTGCTGTCCCTGATCGGGATCTTCTCCGCCCTCGGCGCGCTGCCGGCCGGCTGGCTGACCGACCGGTTCGACCCGCGCCGCGTGCTCACCGTCTGCTTCGCCGTCCGCGCGCTCACCCTCCTCGCCCTGCCCCTGGTGTTCGCCTCGACGGTCACCGTGCCGATGCTCCTGTTCACGGCGGTCTACGGACTCGTCGACGTCGCGACCGTGCCGCCCGTCATCGAACTGGCCCGCCGGGTGTACGGGGAGGACGGGCCCGTCGTCTTCGGCTGGACGAACGCCGCCCACCAACTGGGCGCGGGCGCCTCGGCGTTCCTCGGTGCCACCGCCCGGGACGCGTTCGGCACGTACGACGTGGTGTGGGCCGCGCTGGCGGCGGGATGCCTGGTCGCGGCCCTGCTGGCCCCCGCCGTCCGGATGCGAGGGCACACCTGCCGCCCGGACGCAAGCGGGCGGGGCTACCCTAGTCAAAGTTGA